Part of the Falco biarmicus isolate bFalBia1 chromosome 4, bFalBia1.pri, whole genome shotgun sequence genome, GGGAGGACGGGCCCGTTActggctggcagtgctggcatACCGGGGACAGCGGGGCCATGCTTACCTGTAGACAGTGAAGAGGGCGGGCAGGCGGTAGTCCcgcagcagcaggagggtgggCAGCCAGCCTGCCAGCAGGTCTGGGCAGGCGTGGAAAcctgcagggacacagcagtAACGGTTCCACCTCCCTGctgtcccaccccagcccgGGACAAAGCTGGCTCTAACAGCACCCGCTCCGTGCTGGAGACCCCTGGGGTGCATGGTGAAGCTGGCAATAGGGCTTGGAAACCCTTAAGGTGGGTCCTGTCTCCCCACCAGTATGAGGGGCACCCCTGGCGCTGAGTCCTGGGCCACTGCACTGAGACTTGAGGGCAGGGACTCCTTTGGGTGCTGCTCACACCCACTGACCAGCAGGTGGGTGGGGGCGAGTGCCTGGTGGGGGATGAGGCAGCCAAGCCCCAGGGGTTCACCCTAGCTGCCTGTTGTGGCTTGGTGCAAAGCCCTGGGtatgtcccaggccaccagcaGGCTCAGTCCCAGGCACTGCCAGGCGGCTCAGGGACTACCCTGCACCCTGCCAAGGATGTCCCTCTCGAGGCAGTGGGCTGGCGAGGGGCCAGGCCCCTCTGTGGTGCAGGCACTCACCCGGGTGAAAGCCCACCACCAGGTCAGGGCGGGCAGCCAGCTTGGTCTCCACGTGACTTTCCCAGAAGTCGTGGTAAAGCCCCTTGTAGCTGCTGAGATAGACCCTTCCCCGGGGTGCTGGCTTGGCCAGGGGTGGCCTCATGATGGGTCCATTGACCACATCCACTCCAATCATCACCACCTCCATGCCCCAGTGCCCTGGAAACATCCGCGTCAGCTCATCGTAGTCCGTCAGCCGGGTGTTGAGGGTCTCAACATGGGATGCCCCCACCACATGCACAGTGAGGGCCTTGGTGAGGGGGTTGATGCCAAAAAGCCGCAGCCCCAAGCCGATGGTGAGCGGCCGCGAGTGGAAGTCAGTGACCAGCCGCCGGACGGATTCGCACAGCTCTCTATCCTCCGGCCGGGGCTTCCCGGCATTGGCCCAGAGGATAGTCATGTACCGCCCAGACAGGATGGCAcccagcttctcctccagctgcccctgCATGGAGAACCAgtcctcccagccctccacatCCCGGGCGGGTTTTGTCCAGGTCTCCGTGGGGAAGGGGATATCTCCTGTGGGGTAGGAAGAAGCGCTGGAGGTTGCAGTGGTGGCCCCACAACCCAGGCTGCCTGTCCCACCTGGGCTGAAGGGGTGCTGGACCCGACCAGGGGAGCTGGAGCCAAGGGTAGAGACCCCACATCCCTCCACAGGACACATGCAGCCTGAGGAGGGGGCACTCAGGCAGGCTGGGTAGGGACACGCAGGGTGGGAGCAGTGTTCCCTGCCCCACCTGTGAAGATGAGCCACTCCACCAACCGATCCAGGGCCACCAGCTTCAGCTTCTTGCAGAACTTCTTGTGCAGCGGCCAGTTGGCACGCTGGCACACCACGCCGCAGTAGTACACGTTTTGGCACCTGGGGAGAGAGGGACAGCATAGGCAGccatgggggcaggggggcaggatCCGACCCACCAAGCCtggctccctgccaccccctcccagggctgcatCGCTGTTTTGGGGGTGTCCTGTGGGTGGAGGTGGGCGCAGGGGCCAGACACCCCCAGCTTTAGCCCAGCCACCGGGCTGGAAGTGAGGGGACAGATCTAGCCCCCATGTGTCAGACCCGCTTCCCCTTCCCATACCTCTTGCATCGCCGGAGGCTTTTGGGGTCAGGGAGGGCATCGGGGAGCTTCTTGCACTCGGCGCAAAACTTGAAGGTGTCCTCCATCTTCTGGAACATGTCGAAGTAAGTCCGGATGCCAAAATCACTGCCGCTCTTCCTCCCATCCATGGCAGACCTGCAGACATcagtggggtggggagcaggacCCTCACGGCAGGGCTGATGTCCCCCCTCCAAGGCTGCCAGGATTTTTAGCTCCagccaagagcatcctggcccgggggggggatggggagctgGGGAGTGGGCTGGTGAGGGGCACACCCAGAAGCCCCATCAGAGCAGCCCCCATGTGTGCTGAGCCAGGAAGGTGGGACGagccaggggagatgctccagctgTCAGCACAACACAAGATGCTCTGGCCggggaggaggagaaacacACCCAtggcagcacccatgggtgctcaCTCACTTGTAGTCCTCGTAGCTCTTCATGTTGAGCTTCTGGAGGATGACGTGGGACAGCCCCGGTACGTTGTGGTCCATGGCCTGGAAGCCCAGCGAGTCCACGTCGGGAGCAGTCACCGCTGGCTCCTTC contains:
- the MSS51 gene encoding putative protein MSS51 homolog, mitochondrial — encoded protein: MAGGRRRGGSGRCGRPRQQPGTREPAPSPVPRSPAAAMAQQCAGTATRTSRPKKPMKEPAVTAPDVDSLGFQAMDHNVPGLSHVILQKLNMKSYEDYKSAMDGRKSGSDFGIRTYFDMFQKMEDTFKFCAECKKLPDALPDPKSLRRCKRCQNVYYCGVVCQRANWPLHKKFCKKLKLVALDRLVEWLIFTGDIPFPTETWTKPARDVEGWEDWFSMQGQLEEKLGAILSGRYMTILWANAGKPRPEDRELCESVRRLVTDFHSRPLTIGLGLRLFGINPLTKALTVHVVGASHVETLNTRLTDYDELTRMFPGHWGMEVVMIGVDVVNGPIMRPPLAKPAPRGRVYLSSYKGLYHDFWESHVETKLAARPDLVVGFHPGFHACPDLLAGWLPTLLLLRDYRLPALFTVYSEQELKSSLQILVELEMHIMGYATNPFASLRPEQVYSSPNKAPVYCSSYYITLLGPAASAVPGAEELEDGDDWQGEEPSAAGGIAPVLG